Proteins encoded together in one Chitinophaga varians window:
- a CDS encoding nucleoside deaminase: protein MIGERERKFMQYAVALSRRGMEQGDGGPFGSIVVRGEEIVGEGWNQVLCENDPTAHAEVMAIRDACKRLGTFQLTDCEIYTSCEPCPMCLGAIYWARPSKVYYANTKEDAAAINFDDSFIYREITKPHEEKKIPLIALRDENALEVFRQWAAMNNKTLY from the coding sequence ATGATCGGAGAAAGAGAAAGAAAATTCATGCAATATGCAGTGGCTTTGTCCCGCAGGGGAATGGAGCAGGGGGATGGTGGCCCTTTCGGGTCTATAGTGGTAAGAGGGGAGGAGATCGTGGGAGAAGGATGGAACCAGGTGCTGTGTGAAAATGATCCTACCGCCCATGCGGAAGTAATGGCTATCCGTGATGCTTGTAAAAGGCTGGGCACTTTCCAGCTGACAGACTGCGAAATATACACCTCCTGTGAGCCTTGCCCCATGTGCCTCGGGGCTATCTATTGGGCACGGCCGTCAAAAGTGTATTATGCTAATACCAAGGAAGATGCTGCTGCCATCAATTTCGATGACTCTTTTATTTATCGCGAGATCACAAAGCCGCATGAAGAAAAGAAAATCCCGCTGATAGCTTTGCGGGATGAAAATGCGTTGGAAGTGTTCCGGCAATGGGCGGCTATGAATAACAAAACCCTGTATTAG
- a CDS encoding tetratricopeptide repeat protein codes for MFSSKPNNEKILKVFSGIRCLSKDQLPRYMEGRLTDIEKHLVEQHLADCDLCFGALQALEQETGNEQYQDLTGKLQRFIHDSIQPVSHVHKVAQYTKKEKTKESLLVYFWLIAFLVIGVASVYVLRGHLRNQPPPPPRMLAAAQPAAKDSNTATPPSGEVTNQPIVTSEQPAPAPGRQTAATPATITPATKPAATTANPPATATPAPPRPTAADSIAKAKAAALKAQQKKHAADSIRKAQALQKQQDSLKKEKEKGNDSGDKKPEPQPAPKQEVKEPAPQPKKEAPPAAEPINSDEYLYKAAMVYQQQGNLGEAIDRYKRIASNSSGKYAEMATYQLAICYRSKGQMNKARRFFREVIRMDGSLKNNAQQALDSM; via the coding sequence ATGTTTAGTAGTAAACCAAACAATGAAAAAATTTTAAAGGTATTTTCCGGCATCCGTTGTCTTAGTAAAGATCAGTTGCCCCGCTATATGGAAGGGAGGCTGACAGATATTGAAAAACACCTCGTAGAGCAGCATCTTGCCGACTGCGACCTGTGTTTTGGCGCGCTACAGGCGCTGGAACAGGAAACCGGCAACGAGCAATACCAGGACCTGACCGGAAAACTCCAGCGTTTTATACATGACAGTATACAACCGGTATCTCATGTCCATAAGGTAGCACAGTACACCAAAAAGGAAAAGACCAAGGAAAGCCTGCTGGTATATTTCTGGCTGATCGCCTTTTTGGTGATCGGCGTAGCCAGCGTGTACGTATTACGCGGCCACCTGCGCAACCAGCCACCGCCGCCGCCCCGTATGCTGGCGGCCGCCCAGCCTGCCGCAAAAGACTCGAACACGGCCACTCCCCCTTCCGGAGAAGTGACCAATCAGCCTATTGTAACATCTGAACAGCCAGCGCCGGCGCCCGGTCGGCAGACAGCCGCCACCCCTGCCACCATCACTCCGGCCACCAAGCCTGCCGCCACAACGGCTAATCCGCCTGCAACGGCTACCCCGGCGCCGCCACGCCCCACCGCCGCAGACTCGATCGCCAAAGCCAAAGCCGCTGCACTGAAAGCACAGCAGAAAAAGCATGCCGCCGACAGCATCCGCAAGGCCCAGGCCCTTCAGAAGCAACAGGACTCCCTGAAAAAAGAAAAGGAAAAGGGAAATGACAGCGGCGATAAAAAGCCGGAACCCCAACCTGCGCCCAAACAGGAAGTCAAAGAACCGGCACCGCAGCCTAAAAAAGAAGCCCCTCCCGCCGCTGAGCCCATCAACAGCGACGAATACCTCTATAAAGCAGCCATGGTGTACCAACAACAAGGCAACCTCGGCGAAGCTATTGACAGGTATAAACGGATTGCCTCCAACAGCTCCGGCAAATACGCAGAGATGGCCACCTATCAACTGGCTATCTGCTACCGCAGCAAAGGACAAATGAATAAAGCACGCCGGTTTTTCCGTGAAGTAATACGGATGGACGGCTCTCTCAAAAACAACGCGCAACAGGCATTGGACAGCATGTAA
- a CDS encoding RNA polymerase sigma factor, translating to MNNPAIQQLTDQELLQRFKTDQNSEWIGVLFDRYALLLLGMCMKYLKNEEDARDAVQQIFLKVLSDVNKHEIQFFRAWIYQVAKNYCLMQLRQHHLKYREEITDKHAGELAADPEDQRSHQEKDLMLNNMEQALAFLSPEQKICVELFYLQKKSYQEIASQTGYSLLQVKSYIQNGKRNLKLILEKQQRANKR from the coding sequence GTGAATAATCCAGCGATACAACAACTGACAGACCAGGAGTTACTGCAACGGTTCAAAACTGATCAAAACAGTGAATGGATAGGTGTGCTTTTTGACCGCTATGCCCTGTTATTACTGGGTATGTGCATGAAATACCTGAAAAACGAAGAAGATGCACGCGACGCCGTGCAACAGATCTTTCTAAAGGTATTATCTGACGTCAATAAACATGAGATACAGTTTTTTCGCGCCTGGATATACCAGGTAGCAAAAAACTACTGCCTCATGCAGCTACGGCAGCATCACCTGAAATACCGGGAAGAGATTACCGATAAACATGCCGGGGAACTGGCCGCTGATCCGGAAGACCAACGGTCGCATCAGGAAAAAGACCTGATGCTTAACAACATGGAACAAGCCCTGGCTTTTCTGAGCCCGGAACAGAAAATCTGCGTAGAGCTCTTCTACCTGCAAAAGAAGTCCTATCAGGAAATAGCCTCACAGACCGGTTACAGCCTGTTACAGGTAAAAAGCTATATCCAGAATGGTAAACGTAATCTCAAATTAATACTGGAAAAACAACAACGCGCAAACAAGCGTTAA
- a CDS encoding C40 family peptidase: MPYAIVVVPVAPLRATAAHRSEMISQLLWGEGVEIINTAPDGWVEVVNQYDGYTGWASQSHLEEVSDEIYQAPATHYLPEWNNEILLNGQSMIVPFGCLLKGYTNLSAKWGNTQVTLLEKPHALPAAGTPVNTKHLLADAMKFLNTAYLWGGRNVFGVDCSGFVQNVFKLSGIPLLRDASQQATQGATVDFLQEARLGDLAFFDNPEGRITHVGLLLNDHEIIHSSGKVRIDPIDNQGIINADTHVRTHQLRIIKRLF, encoded by the coding sequence ATGCCATACGCGATCGTTGTTGTGCCTGTAGCACCCCTCAGGGCCACCGCCGCACACAGAAGTGAAATGATTTCCCAGCTGCTTTGGGGCGAAGGTGTGGAGATCATCAACACTGCCCCCGACGGATGGGTGGAAGTGGTGAACCAGTATGACGGTTATACCGGCTGGGCTTCCCAGTCTCACCTCGAGGAAGTGTCCGACGAGATATACCAGGCCCCGGCTACCCACTATCTGCCGGAATGGAACAATGAAATCCTGCTCAACGGTCAATCTATGATCGTACCCTTTGGTTGTTTGTTGAAAGGGTATACCAACCTTTCCGCAAAATGGGGAAATACACAGGTGACTTTATTGGAAAAACCACACGCACTGCCTGCAGCTGGCACTCCTGTCAATACGAAACATCTGCTGGCAGATGCTATGAAATTTCTGAATACGGCTTATCTCTGGGGTGGCAGGAATGTCTTTGGGGTGGATTGCTCCGGTTTTGTACAAAATGTATTTAAACTGTCCGGGATACCTTTGCTCCGTGATGCGTCTCAACAGGCTACACAGGGCGCCACGGTTGATTTTCTGCAGGAAGCCAGGCTGGGGGACCTTGCCTTTTTTGATAATCCTGAAGGAAGGATCACGCACGTAGGACTGTTGCTCAATGATCATGAGATCATCCACTCTTCCGGTAAGGTACGCATAGATCCGATCGATAACCAGGGCATCATTAATGCGGATACCCACGTCAGAACGCACCAGCTGCGGATCATCAAAAGACTTTTCTAA
- a CDS encoding anti-sigma factor family protein — MNEHFNDIFVTTGCPTQQQLLDYVQGKLSAEERHEVEMHLTDCEFCSEALEGLSNIKDKEKIPGWISEMKWDLLKKLRKKYRTRRKTENYISLAVIILCIIFLVLAIFWAYHFAVKH, encoded by the coding sequence ATGAACGAGCATTTCAATGATATATTTGTTACTACGGGCTGTCCCACACAACAGCAGCTACTGGACTACGTGCAGGGCAAGCTGTCTGCGGAAGAACGGCATGAAGTGGAAATGCACCTGACTGATTGTGAATTTTGCAGTGAAGCTCTGGAAGGCCTGTCTAACATCAAAGACAAGGAAAAAATCCCCGGCTGGATCAGCGAAATGAAATGGGACCTCCTGAAAAAATTACGGAAGAAATACCGCACCCGCAGGAAAACGGAAAATTATATATCCCTTGCCGTTATCATCCTTTGTATCATTTTCCTGGTACTGGCGATATTCTGGGCATATCATTTTGCAGTAAAACATTAA
- a CDS encoding PhoH family protein, producing the protein MTESIINLDSINPIEFFGVNNGKLDLLKKKFPLLKILSRGTQLKLSGAPEEVATAEEKISQIVKYLERNGNLTENYFEQILGDEEGTAVDHFSDRNPNEVLVFGPNARTVRARTANQKKMVALADKNDIVFAIGPAGTGKTYTAVALAVRALKNKAVKKIILTRPAVEAGESLGFLPGDLKEKIDPYLRPLYDALDDMIPAEKLSYYMTNRVIEIAPLAYMRGRTLDNSFIILDEAQNATDLQIKMFLTRIGASAKAIITGDLTQIDLPKNQKSGLEKATRILRNIDGIGSVELDEEDVVRHRLVKAIIRAYDADKEREG; encoded by the coding sequence TTGACTGAATCCATTATTAACTTAGACAGTATTAATCCCATTGAGTTTTTCGGTGTTAACAACGGAAAACTGGATTTGCTGAAGAAAAAATTCCCGCTGTTGAAGATCCTGTCCAGGGGTACCCAGTTAAAATTGAGTGGGGCACCGGAAGAAGTGGCCACGGCGGAGGAAAAAATCAGTCAAATCGTAAAATATCTCGAACGTAACGGTAATCTGACAGAGAATTACTTTGAGCAGATCCTGGGGGATGAAGAGGGAACGGCAGTTGATCATTTCAGTGACCGTAACCCTAACGAGGTGCTGGTATTTGGTCCGAATGCCCGTACAGTACGGGCCCGTACAGCCAACCAGAAAAAAATGGTCGCACTGGCGGACAAAAATGACATTGTATTTGCCATAGGGCCGGCAGGTACGGGTAAAACCTACACGGCGGTGGCGCTGGCGGTACGTGCATTAAAAAACAAAGCTGTTAAAAAAATCATTCTTACCCGTCCGGCGGTGGAAGCAGGTGAAAGCCTGGGGTTCCTGCCCGGCGACCTGAAAGAAAAAATTGATCCTTATCTGCGGCCATTGTATGATGCGCTGGACGATATGATCCCGGCAGAAAAGCTGAGCTACTATATGACCAACCGTGTCATAGAAATAGCGCCGCTGGCTTATATGCGCGGCCGTACCCTGGATAATTCCTTTATTATCCTTGACGAAGCGCAAAACGCCACCGACCTGCAGATCAAAATGTTCCTGACACGTATCGGTGCCTCCGCCAAAGCTATCATCACCGGCGACCTCACCCAGATCGACCTGCCGAAGAACCAGAAATCGGGCCTTGAAAAAGCCACCCGTATCCTGCGTAATATCGACGGAATCGGGTCTGTAGAGCTGGATGAAGAAGACGTGGTGCGCCACCGCCTGGTGAAGGCCATTATCCGGGCGTATGACGCAGATAAAGAGAGAGAAGGATAA
- a CDS encoding RNA polymerase sigma factor, which yields MHQQLTNLADKELISRARKQDREAEGVLMDRYSHLLVAITLPYLDKAPKPDPNIVFPTLLQRLSASLKTQTIYKANEWILHIQKGYFTNPDKNIPFYPSRDGRDLLHIENKVEKAGTNIIDRQDLAVRLEQALQRMNADDRDLITQFYIDNKSFADLTAAMGITREKLRNQLKAAKGKLAKLYMNQGYV from the coding sequence ATGCACCAACAGTTAACCAATTTAGCAGACAAGGAACTTATATCCCGTGCCCGGAAACAAGACCGGGAAGCAGAAGGTGTACTAATGGACAGGTATAGTCATTTACTGGTTGCCATTACACTGCCTTATCTGGATAAAGCCCCCAAGCCAGACCCCAACATCGTTTTTCCCACCCTTTTGCAACGGCTCAGCGCCAGTCTCAAAACCCAGACGATCTACAAAGCCAACGAATGGATATTGCATATACAGAAAGGATATTTCACTAATCCTGACAAAAATATCCCTTTCTACCCGTCACGGGATGGCAGGGACCTTTTGCATATTGAGAACAAAGTCGAAAAAGCAGGTACCAATATAATTGACCGCCAGGATCTGGCCGTAAGGCTGGAACAGGCCCTTCAGCGGATGAATGCCGACGACCGTGATCTGATAACGCAGTTCTATATTGATAATAAAAGCTTTGCCGATCTGACCGCTGCCATGGGAATCACACGTGAAAAACTGAGGAACCAGCTGAAAGCAGCCAAGGGAAAACTTGCCAAGCTATATATGAATCAGGGATATGTTTAG
- a CDS encoding PAS domain-containing sensor histidine kinase, which translates to MKDVMLEQHYRHLQHLEAAINACALSVNLDAAECITTLNPRMANALQQPPELTTGRYFRELLLPADEKQWVRIWQQLQTGQSIQEQICFLLHDGNTQLWLESAIYPVMGNDGRLQECLLVGLDITDRKLPELRVMEDEQYFRQILENLPVGLQQFEPDGTCVEMNSRQRQIWGPQHAFLNNPEYKWLQDPFYRLNGLARMFEEARDTGKTLKREILLNYAEKNYGNVTRLFPLYYEATIFPVTDRHSRMANYFLILDDITEKKVAEISLQKSERLLDNIIENLPIGYIQFDNFGFIRRINQTQRFFFNSPHPAARRNFNVMNDDLATRFELDKLFLRALEEGKPLRVEKKIDFSQDERWTTVGREVYFDLTVFPVIEPVDKEMIVVALVNDITDKKVQELENIKNQEFLLQTGEIGKIGGWEMDLDTEEVRWSYESYKIHDVEPDTPVNYRTAMSFFSPESQPVLEGLVKQCIETGKPFDAQLTIISAKQQTKRVRCIGQPGYDNGRHTRLFGVVQDVTEQSAIREALTRNTELMRLFFDTVDMGYAAMEKDGKLNFLNQKAEKMIGQKVEMGSNIFEVFPKLSGTVFYARLQECIQQQQSQSFGIYFPKPDKWYDFLLTPMEDGGISVFMRDITESRKMQKDLRKANDQLSNLNKNLVNQNKQLEDFAHITSHNLRAPIANLRALMQMHNEASSQQERELYLGMLHEVIKKIDETLNDLVEVVQIRKDVNVEKEKLLFAERVQKVKDILLVDIETSNIKITYDFEQAPQIEYPRVYLDSILQNFITNAIRYRSPEREPELHLQTFRENDYIVLTVQDNGIGIDMERFGNKLFGFRKTFHRNKDAKGIGLFITKTQVEAMGGSIKAESRPGQGTKFIITFRPE; encoded by the coding sequence ATGAAGGACGTTATGCTGGAACAGCATTACCGGCATCTGCAGCATTTGGAAGCTGCCATCAATGCCTGCGCATTGTCTGTGAATCTGGATGCCGCTGAATGCATTACTACCCTGAACCCGCGAATGGCCAACGCTTTGCAGCAACCACCGGAACTCACCACCGGACGCTATTTCAGGGAACTGCTCTTGCCCGCCGATGAAAAACAGTGGGTCCGGATCTGGCAACAACTACAGACCGGACAATCCATACAAGAGCAAATCTGCTTTCTGCTGCATGATGGGAACACCCAGCTGTGGCTGGAATCAGCTATCTATCCGGTAATGGGCAACGATGGACGCCTGCAGGAATGCCTCCTTGTAGGCCTCGACATCACCGACCGTAAACTGCCCGAACTCCGGGTCATGGAAGACGAACAATATTTCCGCCAGATACTCGAAAACCTCCCCGTCGGCCTCCAACAGTTCGAACCGGACGGCACCTGCGTGGAGATGAACAGCCGCCAGCGCCAGATATGGGGGCCGCAACACGCCTTCCTTAATAATCCGGAATATAAATGGCTGCAAGACCCGTTCTATCGCCTCAACGGCCTCGCCCGCATGTTTGAAGAGGCCCGCGATACAGGCAAAACACTGAAACGCGAAATCCTCCTCAACTACGCGGAAAAAAACTATGGTAACGTTACCCGCCTCTTTCCGCTGTATTATGAAGCCACTATCTTCCCGGTGACAGACCGCCACAGCAGAATGGCCAACTACTTCCTCATCCTTGATGACATCACGGAGAAAAAGGTAGCAGAAATCAGCCTCCAGAAAAGCGAAAGACTGCTCGACAATATCATCGAAAATCTACCCATCGGCTATATCCAGTTTGACAACTTCGGCTTTATCCGCCGCATCAATCAAACACAAAGATTTTTCTTTAACTCCCCGCACCCCGCGGCCCGCCGCAACTTCAACGTCATGAACGATGACCTGGCCACCCGTTTTGAACTGGACAAACTGTTCCTCCGGGCACTCGAAGAAGGGAAACCGCTGCGCGTGGAAAAGAAAATAGATTTCAGCCAGGATGAACGCTGGACCACCGTCGGCCGCGAAGTATACTTCGACCTCACCGTCTTCCCGGTAATTGAACCGGTGGACAAAGAGATGATCGTGGTTGCGCTGGTAAACGATATCACCGATAAGAAAGTACAGGAACTGGAGAATATTAAAAACCAGGAATTCCTGCTGCAAACAGGCGAAATAGGAAAAATCGGCGGATGGGAAATGGACCTCGACACAGAAGAAGTCCGCTGGTCTTACGAATCCTATAAAATACACGATGTGGAACCGGATACGCCGGTCAACTACCGCACAGCAATGAGCTTTTTCTCGCCGGAATCCCAGCCGGTATTGGAAGGGCTCGTAAAACAATGTATTGAGACCGGCAAACCGTTCGATGCGCAGTTGACTATCATCTCTGCCAAACAGCAAACGAAAAGAGTGCGTTGTATCGGCCAGCCCGGATATGATAACGGCAGGCATACACGCCTGTTCGGCGTAGTGCAGGACGTAACGGAACAATCGGCCATCAGGGAGGCGTTGACCCGCAACACGGAACTGATGCGCCTTTTCTTCGACACGGTAGACATGGGCTACGCTGCCATGGAGAAAGATGGCAAGCTCAATTTCCTCAATCAGAAAGCCGAAAAAATGATCGGCCAGAAAGTGGAGATGGGCAGCAATATTTTCGAAGTGTTCCCCAAACTGTCGGGCACCGTGTTTTACGCACGCCTGCAGGAATGCATTCAGCAGCAACAATCACAATCTTTCGGTATTTATTTCCCTAAACCGGACAAATGGTACGACTTCCTCCTAACGCCCATGGAGGACGGCGGTATCTCGGTCTTCATGCGCGACATCACGGAAAGCCGCAAAATGCAGAAAGACCTGCGCAAAGCCAACGATCAGCTGTCTAACCTTAACAAAAACCTGGTCAACCAGAACAAACAACTGGAAGACTTCGCCCATATCACTTCCCATAACCTGCGTGCGCCCATCGCCAACCTGCGCGCGCTGATGCAGATGCATAACGAAGCCTCGTCCCAGCAGGAAAGAGAATTGTACCTGGGCATGTTGCATGAGGTGATCAAAAAAATAGATGAAACACTCAACGACCTGGTAGAGGTGGTGCAGATACGGAAAGACGTGAATGTGGAGAAAGAAAAACTGTTGTTCGCGGAGCGGGTACAAAAAGTGAAAGATATTCTGTTGGTAGATATTGAAACCAGTAACATCAAAATTACCTATGATTTTGAGCAGGCGCCGCAAATAGAGTATCCGCGGGTGTATCTCGACAGTATCCTGCAGAACTTCATTACCAATGCGATCCGTTACCGTTCACCCGAACGGGAGCCTGAGCTGCATCTACAGACATTTAGGGAGAACGATTACATCGTGCTCACGGTGCAGGACAATGGCATCGGTATCGATATGGAACGTTTCGGTAACAAGCTGTTTGGCTTCCGGAAAACCTTTCACCGTAACAAGGATGCGAAAGGCATCGGGTTGTTTATCACCAAAACACAGGTGGAGGCAATGGGTGGAAGTATAAAGGCGGAAAGCAGGCCGGGACAAGGAACCAAATTTATTATTACATTTAGGCCGGAATAA
- a CDS encoding inorganic diphosphatase: protein MMTNPWHSVSPGSEVPHIVNAIIEIPKGCRAKYELDKESGLLKLDRVLYSSVYYPANYGFIPQSYCDDHDPLDILVLSQVECVPMCIIEAKVIGVMQMIDGGEADDKIIAVAANDMSVNHINDISELPPHFIDEMRHFFEEYKRLEKKSVIVEEFQNKKKAEQIINQSFEDYRKIFKQS, encoded by the coding sequence ATGATGACAAATCCCTGGCACAGTGTGAGTCCCGGATCTGAGGTACCACACATTGTAAATGCCATTATCGAGATTCCAAAGGGATGCCGTGCCAAATACGAACTGGACAAAGAAAGCGGCTTGCTGAAGCTGGACCGCGTTTTATATTCCTCTGTATACTACCCTGCCAATTATGGTTTCATTCCCCAGTCTTACTGCGATGACCATGATCCGCTGGACATCCTGGTACTGTCACAGGTGGAGTGTGTGCCGATGTGCATCATTGAAGCCAAAGTAATTGGTGTTATGCAGATGATAGACGGCGGCGAGGCAGATGACAAAATCATCGCCGTAGCTGCTAACGATATGAGCGTAAACCACATCAATGATATATCTGAACTGCCTCCTCATTTTATCGATGAAATGAGACACTTCTTTGAAGAGTACAAAAGACTGGAGAAAAAATCAGTGATCGTGGAAGAGTTCCAGAACAAGAAGAAAGCTGAACAGATCATTAACCAGAGCTTTGAAGATTACAGAAAAATCTTCAAACAGAGCTAA
- a CDS encoding DUF4878 domain-containing protein — MTNYRRILTLAVMGLMLLSSCKKRATPQEVALAFMHAIQDSNFDQARDYATKESQQVIQIYSIFDGRRSDAEREKIRKAKIEVVGVEENGNKASVTIQNSSANQQEILQLVKESGQWKISLTFESIIPNYIPPASQGLDSTTVLTPDTTAGGMGVPAVK; from the coding sequence ATGACCAATTATCGTCGAATTCTGACACTGGCAGTGATGGGATTGATGCTGCTGAGCAGCTGTAAGAAACGGGCCACCCCTCAAGAGGTAGCGCTGGCGTTTATGCACGCTATACAGGATTCGAACTTCGACCAGGCCAGAGATTATGCCACCAAAGAGTCTCAACAGGTAATACAGATTTACTCGATTTTTGACGGCCGCCGCAGCGATGCGGAAAGGGAAAAAATCCGGAAGGCCAAAATAGAAGTCGTTGGCGTGGAAGAAAACGGCAACAAAGCTTCCGTGACCATCCAGAACTCCTCGGCCAACCAGCAGGAAATCCTGCAACTGGTAAAGGAAAGCGGTCAATGGAAAATTTCACTGACATTTGAAAGTATCATACCTAACTATATTCCCCCGGCCAGCCAGGGCCTGGACTCCACTACTGTACTAACGCCGGACACCACTGCCGGCGGCATGGGAGTTCCTGCAGTTAAATGA